The Brachyspira sp. SAP_772 genome contains the following window.
TGCTGGTTTTGTTGGKGAGCATGCTTTCTCTTATACTTTGGGGGCTAATAGRCCTGATGAAAAGGATATGCAAATTGCTTYAGATTTCGTAGAAAAAATAGTAGARAAAATAAGAACTGTGGAAAATATACCTGCTGAACCTATTAAAGTGAGAGGAAATGAACCTATTCGTCCTTATTATACACCAAGAGAYAGRCATGARCATGCTATTGATATATTGAAAGTAAAACCTAAAGTYAATTTGTCAAAATGTACTGATTGTAAAATATGTGCCCATGTTTGCCCTATGGGGTCTATTGATTTTAATGATGTGAGCAAATATGTTGGTATATGTACAAAATGTGGTGCTTGCATCAAAAAATGCCCAGAAAAATGCAGATATTATGATGATGA
Protein-coding sequences here:
- a CDS encoding EFR1 family ferrodoxin (N-terminal region resembles flavodoxins. C-terminal ferrodoxin region binds two 4Fe-4S clusters.), whose product is EENVAKKLNVECEKYNYSLPKRREKVLEFKENDLVICGTPTYAGRVPNIMLPYLKNNIKGNGALAIPVVLFGNRNFDDALIELRNILEDNGFHTIAGAGFVGEHAFSYTLGANRPDEKDMQIAXDFVEKIVEKIRTVENIPAEPIKVRGNEPIRPYYTPRDRHEHAIDILKVKPKVNLSKCTDCKICAHVCPMGSIDFNDVSKYVGICTKCGACIKKCPEKCRYYDD